A window of Malania oleifera isolate guangnan ecotype guangnan chromosome 5, ASM2987363v1, whole genome shotgun sequence contains these coding sequences:
- the LOC131155250 gene encoding protein DETOXIFICATION 33-like isoform X2, translated as MGSALETLCGQAVGAGQVNMLGIYLQRSFIITGITALFLTPVYVFTSPLLKLIHQDKSISELAGKYTIWVIPQLFAYAFNFPIQKFLQAQSKIWVMTIISVVALGFHVLLNWVLVTKLGHGLAGAAIAGDISWWLVVLAQMVYVASGFFPDAWTGFSFLAFKSLAAFVKLSLTSAIMLCLELWYYTLVILMVGWLRNPEMAVDAISICMNLQLWTLMITLGFNAAVSVRVSNELGAGHPNAAKFSAVVATVTSTLFGIVFTAAILAAKSYFPEMFTGKPDLIRETSKLGYFLAATIFLNSIQPVLHGVAVGAGWQSLVALINGGCYYMFGIPVGALLGYKFDLGAKGIWSGMLAGCLVQTVVLILIMFRTNWHKEALQAKERMRAWGGSPEAQPDGAEMVLRTSN; from the exons ATGGGAAGTGCTCTGGAGACACTTTGTGGGCAAGCGGTGGGGGCTGGGCAGGTTAATATGCTGGGAATCTACTTGCAGAGGTCATTCATCATCACCGGAATCACAGCGTTGTTTCTAACCCCTGTTTATGTCTTCACATCGCCATTGTTGAAGCTCATTCATCAGGATAAATCCATTTCGGAGCTCGCCGGGAAGTACACCATTTGGGTGATCCCTCAATTGTTTGCGTATGCCTTCAACTTTCCCATACAGAAATTTCTTCAAGCTCAGAGCAAAATCTGGGTCATGACTATAATTTCTGTGGTGGCTTTGGGGTTTCATGTTTTGCTCAATTGGGTTCTTGTAACCAAGCTCGGCCATGGCCTTGCTGGGGCTGCCATTGCTGGGGACATCTCATGGTGGCTTGTGGTTTTGGCTCAGATGGTCTATGTGGCTTCTGGGTTTTTCCCAGATGCATGGACTGGTTTTTCTTTTCTGGCATTCAAATCTTTGGCTGCTTTTGTGAAGCTTTCCCTTACCTCAGCCATAATGTTGTG CCTGGAGCTGTGGTATTACACTCTTGTGATCCTCATGGTGGGCTGGTTAAGAAATCCAGAGATGGCAGTGGATGCCATTTCAATCTG CATGAACTTGCAACTTTGGACTTTGATGATTACTCTTGGTTTCAATGCTGCAGTAAG TGTTCGTGTTTCTAATGAACTCGGAGCTGGACATCCGAATGCTGCAAAATTCTCAGCAGTGGTGGCTACTGTAACTTCAACCCTATTTGGAATTGTGTTCACAGCTGCAATTCTAGCAGCTAAGAGCTACTTTCCGGAAATGTTCACCGGGAAACCTGATTTAATAAGGGAAACATCCAAGCTGGGATATTTTCTGGCTGCAACTATTTTCCTGAATAGCATCCAACCCGTTCTTCATG GGGTGGCAGTGGGTGCTGGCTGGCAGTCTTTAGTTGCATTGATAAACGGTGGGTGCTATTACATGTTTGGGATTCCTGTTGGTGCTTTGCTTGGTTACAAGTTCGATCTTGGCGCTAAGGGGATCTGGTCGGGAATGTTAGCTGGTTGCTTGGTGCAGACAGTTGTTCTAATCTTAATTATGTTCCGAACCAACTGGCATAAAGAG GCTTTGCAGGCTAAGGAGCGTATGCGAGCGTGGGGTGGTTCACCAGAGGCCCAACCTGATGGAGCAGAAATGGTTTTGAGAACATCCAATTAA
- the LOC131155250 gene encoding protein DETOXIFICATION 33-like isoform X1 — MEENTPETEMGRRTKTELQGGRLRKAAEKSRIESKHMWEIAAPAILTAISQFSIGFVTTAFVGHLGNTELAAISISQNVIEGFVYGIMLGMGSALETLCGQAVGAGQVNMLGIYLQRSFIITGITALFLTPVYVFTSPLLKLIHQDKSISELAGKYTIWVIPQLFAYAFNFPIQKFLQAQSKIWVMTIISVVALGFHVLLNWVLVTKLGHGLAGAAIAGDISWWLVVLAQMVYVASGFFPDAWTGFSFLAFKSLAAFVKLSLTSAIMLCLELWYYTLVILMVGWLRNPEMAVDAISICMNLQLWTLMITLGFNAAVSVRVSNELGAGHPNAAKFSAVVATVTSTLFGIVFTAAILAAKSYFPEMFTGKPDLIRETSKLGYFLAATIFLNSIQPVLHGVAVGAGWQSLVALINGGCYYMFGIPVGALLGYKFDLGAKGIWSGMLAGCLVQTVVLILIMFRTNWHKEALQAKERMRAWGGSPEAQPDGAEMVLRTSN; from the exons ATGGAGGAAAATACGCCGGAAACTGAAATGGGAAGGCGCACGAAAACTGAGCTTCAGGGCGGTCGCCTGCGGAAGGCGGCGGAGAAAAGCCGGATTGAATCAAAGCATATGTGGGAGATCGCAGCCCCTGCTATTCTCACTGCCATCTCCCAGTTCTCCATTGGCTTCGTCACTACCGCCTTCGTCGGCCACCTGGGCAACACCGAACTCGCCGCCATCTCCATTTCTCAGAACGTAATCGAAGGCTTCGTCTACGGGATCATG CTTGGGATGGGAAGTGCTCTGGAGACACTTTGTGGGCAAGCGGTGGGGGCTGGGCAGGTTAATATGCTGGGAATCTACTTGCAGAGGTCATTCATCATCACCGGAATCACAGCGTTGTTTCTAACCCCTGTTTATGTCTTCACATCGCCATTGTTGAAGCTCATTCATCAGGATAAATCCATTTCGGAGCTCGCCGGGAAGTACACCATTTGGGTGATCCCTCAATTGTTTGCGTATGCCTTCAACTTTCCCATACAGAAATTTCTTCAAGCTCAGAGCAAAATCTGGGTCATGACTATAATTTCTGTGGTGGCTTTGGGGTTTCATGTTTTGCTCAATTGGGTTCTTGTAACCAAGCTCGGCCATGGCCTTGCTGGGGCTGCCATTGCTGGGGACATCTCATGGTGGCTTGTGGTTTTGGCTCAGATGGTCTATGTGGCTTCTGGGTTTTTCCCAGATGCATGGACTGGTTTTTCTTTTCTGGCATTCAAATCTTTGGCTGCTTTTGTGAAGCTTTCCCTTACCTCAGCCATAATGTTGTG CCTGGAGCTGTGGTATTACACTCTTGTGATCCTCATGGTGGGCTGGTTAAGAAATCCAGAGATGGCAGTGGATGCCATTTCAATCTG CATGAACTTGCAACTTTGGACTTTGATGATTACTCTTGGTTTCAATGCTGCAGTAAG TGTTCGTGTTTCTAATGAACTCGGAGCTGGACATCCGAATGCTGCAAAATTCTCAGCAGTGGTGGCTACTGTAACTTCAACCCTATTTGGAATTGTGTTCACAGCTGCAATTCTAGCAGCTAAGAGCTACTTTCCGGAAATGTTCACCGGGAAACCTGATTTAATAAGGGAAACATCCAAGCTGGGATATTTTCTGGCTGCAACTATTTTCCTGAATAGCATCCAACCCGTTCTTCATG GGGTGGCAGTGGGTGCTGGCTGGCAGTCTTTAGTTGCATTGATAAACGGTGGGTGCTATTACATGTTTGGGATTCCTGTTGGTGCTTTGCTTGGTTACAAGTTCGATCTTGGCGCTAAGGGGATCTGGTCGGGAATGTTAGCTGGTTGCTTGGTGCAGACAGTTGTTCTAATCTTAATTATGTTCCGAACCAACTGGCATAAAGAG GCTTTGCAGGCTAAGGAGCGTATGCGAGCGTGGGGTGGTTCACCAGAGGCCCAACCTGATGGAGCAGAAATGGTTTTGAGAACATCCAATTAA